atagatagactCCTCGTTCACTGTACAATAACACACTGTGCAAATACAACACTATTGCAGGTGCATACACCCTGTTGCCAAGTAACGGCTGGGTGTAGCAACGTACGGACCAGTTACATCTGTATACAAAAATAGAGAAACATTCCATGGCATGCCTACAACAGAAGGCAGAGTACAACATAGAATGAAGATGCTtcaagtaacaaaagaaattcatgTTCTGGATATATTAATTAAGTCACTGATATTTAGCAACAAGCATATGTTTAATAAATCTTTTAAAGGAACCAATCATGTGAATTGCACGGGACTGAgatggtaaagaattccatacgTCTGGGCCAGTGTGCCGGATTGATTTTTTAGCTAAACAAGTTCTGGGATTTATAAGATGAATATTGGAGGCATTCCTTGTCGGGTAGGAGTGGATTTGTTTATTGAGttggaaaatattcatgaaataagaaGGCAAACACTGAAATAAGAAAGTAAGGTGaaactgtttatttattcatctgtgTATGAGGCCCCAATATCAAGCTCggcttactggggatcctcctgtatggtaccttgactttttgtttattatcattatgtcttcgttctttgtcacaatgatttgattacctgtcatgtgcaaaaccagccatgaattattatgaatcatgtgtttatttctgaaagtgatcagagttGATCTGATATCAGAGTTGATCTGATATTGtgccatacagaaacaataaaatgaaaatgaaaatataacccTAAATCAGGGAGGCTCTTATATTCTCTTCTCATGAAGACATATTTCAGTTTTCAGGGAGTCTCCTGTAAACTTTGCAGCTCAAGCTGTCTCAACCTCTTCCTTACAAGATTATGATTTCATGATAGATTTGTATTAGTATATAGTATCCACCATGGTCCAGTGGGCAAATCTTAAATTTGACCTGCATGTTGGTCTTGGAcacaaactacatgtatcattctacaaactttaaaacaaaaagtacTGAAATATGTAATGAAAGACAATGATCAAGACTGCCATCTTACATGAATCATCAATCAACAACTTGATTTATGCTGCATTGTGGCCaattatgacaaaaatatgGACTGATTGTGTATGAAAACAAACCTCTGACATGGCAGTTTGCTGACACAAAAACTTTAAGAGCTCCTGGCAGCACTTAAAATAGGTCATGATTCAATCACAATATGTCATATTTAGCTGACTGCCAGAGCTATCTGCCATATCTTTCCATTTCATCAACACAGCtggttcagttcagttcagttcagttcagtttttatttctgcatttcaaaatcaatacaaatccataaatcaacaaaatacttacatagtcatttacacagctaatattcgtaacgtttggatcttacatacattttttttttcaagaacgaatatcatatatgaaaggaagcaataggaaatgataaaaatgaaatgcaggggaccatcatcataagctaagcttgacgaggaagatggccccaggtaaagagatacataaagaaaatcttgccactcactgagtggggggtaattgtgcaaagggcacaacgaagagatacataaagaaaatcttgccactcactgagtgggaagtaattgtgcgaagggcgtgcggtgcagtgcggtgtgcattgtgttgggatgaatcttggtttgtacgttgagtgttattttgtgtatcagtgtgatgaggtgaatattacttcagttatggccgtgaactcattgtttagggtgtttgttgaccaggtggtatgaatatttttatgtggAATTTcctaatacaatgtatgtgcagtatATGATTAATGGTATATTCTACACAGAgggtgtatgtacaaagtatgaTGTACACAATGTGATACCTATACACAGTGTGGTGTATGTACACAGTGTGGTGCATAAACACACAGtgtcatgtatatgtacatttgtacagcCAGTGTATGTATCCAGTGTAGTTAATGTAACATGCTAACTTTCCACTCTTCTGCCAGTCTGTGAAAGCAATAACCTTCAGTATGATCTCAGCAAGATGAAACACAAATATCACAGCTTgaaactttcatattttgatgctAATAAACAGTACAGAATGAGATACATACAAGCTATCAAATTAACAAATAGGAGGTATGTAGCATTACTTAGCTCATTAGAGAATGATCTTTTTTATGCATTATACTATACATAACTtgttgcagatttttttttttgttcagtttgtttgcttgttcatCTGTATAACCCTGTGCATATGCATGGCAGTTCAAGAGCTCCTGTGTACACAAACATATTCCACAGAGTAAAAAATATTTATAGAGGTATAAACTGTGTATATACAATACTGTGCATATATGCACGATGCTGTACAGTTCAAGAGCTCCTGTGTACACAAACATATTCCACAGAGTAAAAAATATTTATAGAGGTATAAGCTGTGTATATACAATGATACTGTACAGTTCAAGAGCTCCTGTGTACACAAACATATTCCACAGAGTAAAAAATATTTATAGAGGTATAAACTGTGTATATACAATACTGTGCATATGCATGATACTGTACAGTTCAAGAGCTCCTGTGTACACAAACATATTCCACAGAGTAAAAAATATTTATAACATTGTTCTCCTTCTTGAACAGTTGACATTATCAATCAGCCTTCCTGAAATTTGAATTGAGAAGACATTCCACAGTACAGCATAAATACCTTACACCTTGTTTACATGCTTGCGATGGAAGAATTACGGTACGTTATAGATATCTACAGACATATTCGAGCATACTGAGGAACATCAGATCAATGTTCAATTATATGAATACATGCTTAAATACTGGCAAACTACAAGTGTATACGCTGTAGTAACCGCAGATTAGGAGGCAAATTTAAGAACAATTTCATGAGATGATACAGTATGGAACAATATAGGCTTAcctactgtaaaatcagaaatgctCACATGCACTTTAACTTCTCAAATTTTGCGccagccaagatttgcaaaattaaaatgtatgcaaaagttcttgtctgcattATCATGATTGAAAGCCAGTAGCGATTCTCATAAatggccgttggctccaattcacaaaaatttcatgccgccaaaaaagaaaaaaacaaaacaaatatatatttgctttaCATTATGTCACCCGTTGCAGTGACATTGTAAAGTCTttaatttaaaaattcaaaatgaacagCACAGATCCCTTAAAAGGTAATACATATTGGAATGCAAAACTGTCAAAGtttaccatttcttttttttttcacagtttcACAGAAATTGTTGACCAAGATGATTTGGGAACACCTCAACATTAAACTATTGGCCAACAGAGATACACAAGTGCTCAACTGCAATCGAAAATGAGACACtctataacaagaacaaaaaacaaaaaacaatctaACTTTACTCCTCTTGTTGACATGGTAACAGATTGTAATCATAAATTTAGTCCGACAAAGGGACCTTTATGGCATGATGATGTCCTGTCATGATATGGCTTGAAAACATTTAGAGAAAAGAAGGCACTACACTTGCAGGGGTCACAGAACCACGTTTGAAGCAAAGCACCATAAAAAATTGTAGGCCTTTCTGTTAATCTGACTAGTGgaataaaacatgacaaacacCAATCAAAACATGGAGAATactgtttctttgttctttttcaaaTGATGCTGAGAGTTTCACTAAAGACATCCCTCAAATGATGCTGAGAGTTTCACTAAAGACATCCCTCAAATGATGCTGAGAGTTTCACTAAAGACATCCCTTTCTCCATCTGTCAGTACTTGCCTCATAACGATATCCATCTCCCACTGCTGGTGGTGTTGCCCCCGGCAACAGCCAGCTGGCCTTCTTGTGGCCAGGACATTACAACAAGCCCAGTAGAAGTAGCGGCGCCCGCCCTGCAAGAAGTTTGGCGGCAGTTCGTCCAGTGAGATGTAACACCGCCAGGACTCATAGGGCATTTGGGGAAGTGGGTGGAACATGCAGCTCTCTGGTGGATTGTTGTCCGTTGTGTACTCCTGCTTGCATGAGAAACATTCCAGACTGGGGCCTTGGAGAGAGAAATGCGTCTGCTGTACGATCTCCCTCGTCCGAAGCCTCTCGTTTTCTTCCTCCAGCTGAAGGCATCGTTGCTCCAGCTCTTTGACTCTCTCCAAGAGACTTTCATTCTGATTTTCCATCTCCTTCAATCGCACAACTGTCACCTCAAATTTCTTCCTGACCTCCTCCCGCTTGCGGCAAGCCACCCGGAGAGCACTCTCCATTTCCTTCACTCTCTCATCAATGACACCAGGAGGACAGgatgatttcttttcttccatCACTGCCTCAATCCCCTCCTCCCTCTCAGATGCAGACTTTGCATCCCTCTTATTATACTTCACCATGACCTCCTTCATTTCTTCTCTCAACTTGGCCATTCGCTTATCAAGCTCTTCATCCACTCTGCGCTGAACCATCTCTGCTACCTGTTGCTCAACCTTCTCCTTCACGTTTTCTTGATTGATCTGAACTTCCTTCACAATTTCCATCAACTGTGTGTACTTCACTGCCATTTCCATGGGTTCCTTCCTCAGTTGCTCAAACTTCAGCTGTAAATCATTCTGCCGTTGTTTGTTATCCTCTGTCTGTTGGATGACACCGGCAACTGTTCCCAGCAATGTGGAGAGATGCCCCTCAAGGATCCTTACCCTCTCTTCCAGGTCAGATGCGAGACCAAAGGGTGGGAATACAATTGACCCCCTTGGTGTCTCTGGGCTCATTGGCCACTCCTCATTACTAGAAAGCGACCTAATTAAGTCGTCTTGATCTCCACTGAAATCTACTTCCTGATACTCCCTTGGTTCGCCACCCTCTGCCATTCTCTTTTCATGCCACACACGACCTTGATGACACTCCTGTACATAGAACAGATGCAAAgattgttaaaaacaaaagcaaaaagaaaaaaaaaaataaaagaaaggaatTTAATGCACCCAGTCTTTTTTCTTATACAGTACACTCCCATTtaataacgaacacagttataacaaaattttggaattgtaacaaagtaaaaattcaagctgtaacattatccactctgtgGAATTTTTAGAATATTCATGGGCacttatttgtttggttataacaaaatctcgatataacgaaagaaaactgccggtcccgaggacttcgttataataaCGGGAGTCTACTGTACAGGGCTGTACATAATTTTCAGTGTGCTAAACTCTCATGAGGACATAATGAAATGGCAACGCATAAATGGTGtaatgtaaaaaataaaaacaaaaacaaaaaacttacaacaaaacaaaatgctacCTCTGTCTTTTTGTCTTTGACTGTCACTCACttttgcaaaacaacaacaatgtaatgtttcatcaaatgaattcgATATTTCTTGCATGCAACATTTCATGTTTATCAATTAATTTAAAGGCACTTTTATTTACGACTATCCTACAGGCCCTACTATGGCTATGCTTTGCATGAGAAACTGGTAAGCCCTGTAATGTATGGTAGGGGTTCTACTACAGTCTACAGAGCTCAGAGCATCGAGATAAGAGAATCTTATCCCCAAGTGGCAATGAAATACTGCCTAGCTGCAGTTACAAAATCATGGTATATTTAAACTTAAAATAAAAGGAGCCCAATCATTCTAATAGTAATACTCACTAAAAGTCTATAGATCTAAATTATACACAGCGTTGTCGTGATGCAAAAgtatttttcctcttcttttgaAGTCAGTCTGTCTGGAAGCACTAGGAGTTAGGACATACTGattaaccgcaccagcgacaaACCAACCCGTACCGCGCCGGGGTTAAACACTGGTAAacaatgtataataattatgttatggTAAACCATGTATATTTATGTCTCTTGATGTAGGGTCCTAGGACCGGTACTAAAGCACTTTGTCCACGATCCACACATAGCTTGTGCTATCTTTAGAGTTTAGTGATACGTCGACGGTCCGGAAGAAGCAAAATATCAGCTGCGTAGGGATGTCCTTCTTCTTCAGTTCTGTCCGGAGTTCCACAGGGTACTGTTCTCGGACcgctcttctttcttctctatATAAACGACATCTCAAATGACTCTACTTCAACAATTCGTTTATTAGCAGACGACTGTATTATGTACAAGGAGATCCACACTACACAAGATAGTCAGGCCCTTCAAACAGATCTTGATCGTCTGAGAACATGGGAACAACAATGGCAGATGagattcaacaaaacaaaatgctttGTTATGCACATTTCACATAAAAAGAACCTAATTAAGGCAACTTATCATATTGGAGAAACTATCTTGGAGGCTGTTACAGATCACACTTACTTAGGGATCCAATTAAACAATAAATTGAACTGGGCAAATCACATTCGAGGTGTATCTTCAAAAGGAAACCAAATCCTTGGCCTCCTGCGAAGAAATCTCTTCAGTTGCTCGTCAAAAGTCAAATCCATTGCCTACAAAACCCTCGTACGACCCAGACTAGAGTACTGCGCATCAGTTTGGGACCCATaccagaaagaatatataaCTCAACTGGAAGCCATTCAACGACGATCTGCCAGATTTGTCCTCAACATCCACCAAAAAACCTCCAGTGTCACTGACATGCTTAGACGCCTTGAGTGGAAACCACTTGAACATCGTAGGGCTGCCCTTAGACTGACATTACTCTATTTAAATCGGTCTACAATTTAAATGCTCTGGATACGTCCCATCTGCAATCAAGTCCACTGGAAAACAGCAGGACGACAAGGCAACAACAGTCTATTTTCTTCAGAAAGTTCAAAACATCTAAAgattgttataagtattctttATTCCCGAGAACCTGTGCTGAATGGAATCTCCTTCCACCGGATATCAGAGAAGCTCCTAGTCTAAACTCATTCAAACGGAAGT
This sequence is a window from Diadema setosum chromosome 13, eeDiaSeto1, whole genome shotgun sequence. Protein-coding genes within it:
- the LOC140236657 gene encoding uncharacterized protein, encoding MAEGGEPREYQEVDFSGDQDDLIRSLSSNEEWPMSPETPRGSIVFPPFGLASDLEERVRILEGHLSTLLGTVAGVIQQTEDNKQRQNDLQLKFEQLRKEPMEMAVKYTQLMEIVKEVQINQENVKEKVEQQVAEMVQRRVDEELDKRMAKLREEMKEVMVKYNKRDAKSASEREEGIEAVMEEKKSSCPPGVIDERVKEMESALRVACRKREEVRKKFEVTVVRLKEMENQNESLLERVKELEQRCLQLEEENERLRTREIVQQTHFSLQGPSLECFSCKQEYTTDNNPPESCMFHPLPQMPYESWRCYISLDELPPNFLQGGRRYFYWACCNVLATRRPAGCCRGQHHQQWEMDIVMRQVLTDGERDVFSETLSII